Proteins encoded together in one Peribacillus asahii window:
- the pruA gene encoding L-glutamate gamma-semialdehyde dehydrogenase, with the protein MVFSYKHEPFTDFSLQENKDAFITGLAKVGACLGQEYPLIIGGERISTKEKIISVNPANHSQVIGNVSKANKQLAENAMQVAAETFKTWRKTKPEMRADILFRAAAIVRRRKHEFSAWLVKEAGKPWNEADADTAEGIDFMEYYGRQMLKLKDGIPVESRPSEFNRFAYIPLGVGVIISPWNFAFAIMAGMTTAAVVSGNTVLLKPASTTPVIAAKFIEVLEESGLPAGVVNFIPGSGAEVGDYLVDHPSTRFISFTGSRDVGIRIFERASKVQDSQIWLKRVIAEMGGKDTIVVDKEADLELAAQSIVASAFGFSGQKCSACSRAVVVADVYDTVLNRAVELTKKLMVGDPAYQENFMGPMNDQAAFDKVMSYIEIGKQEGKLMIGGKGDDREGWFIQPTIFAHVEEHARIMQEEIFGPVVAFCKARDFAHALEIANNTEYGLTGAVISNNRSHIEKAREDFHVGNLYINRGCTGAIVGYQPFGGFNMSGTDSKAGGPDYLIQHMQGKTISEMF; encoded by the coding sequence ATGGTATTTTCCTATAAACATGAACCATTTACTGATTTTTCTTTACAAGAAAACAAAGATGCTTTCATAACAGGTCTAGCAAAGGTGGGGGCGTGCCTCGGTCAAGAGTATCCGTTAATTATTGGGGGAGAGCGAATTTCAACAAAAGAAAAAATTATTTCGGTTAATCCAGCCAATCATAGCCAGGTTATAGGCAATGTGTCAAAAGCAAATAAGCAACTTGCAGAAAATGCGATGCAGGTAGCTGCGGAAACATTTAAAACATGGCGTAAGACAAAGCCAGAGATGAGAGCGGATATTCTTTTTCGTGCAGCTGCAATTGTTCGGCGTCGCAAGCATGAATTTTCAGCATGGTTAGTGAAAGAGGCGGGAAAACCATGGAATGAAGCAGATGCGGATACGGCAGAAGGAATTGACTTTATGGAATATTATGGACGGCAAATGTTGAAGCTGAAGGACGGGATTCCGGTAGAAAGTCGGCCATCTGAATTCAATCGTTTTGCCTATATTCCACTTGGAGTAGGTGTTATTATTTCACCATGGAATTTTGCTTTTGCAATTATGGCAGGGATGACAACGGCGGCTGTCGTATCAGGCAATACGGTCTTATTGAAACCGGCTAGTACAACTCCGGTTATTGCAGCCAAGTTTATTGAAGTGCTTGAAGAATCGGGTCTTCCTGCTGGTGTTGTGAACTTTATTCCGGGAAGTGGAGCAGAAGTAGGAGATTATTTGGTGGATCATCCAAGCACACGTTTTATTAGTTTTACGGGTTCACGTGATGTGGGGATTCGTATTTTTGAACGAGCATCGAAAGTGCAGGATAGTCAAATTTGGTTGAAGCGTGTCATTGCGGAAATGGGAGGGAAGGATACGATTGTTGTCGATAAAGAAGCAGACTTAGAGCTTGCGGCGCAATCGATTGTTGCCTCTGCATTCGGGTTCTCAGGTCAGAAATGTTCAGCTTGCTCACGGGCGGTTGTTGTGGCGGATGTGTATGATACGGTTTTAAATCGTGCTGTTGAATTAACGAAGAAGTTAATGGTTGGTGATCCAGCTTATCAAGAAAATTTTATGGGACCGATGAATGACCAAGCGGCTTTTGATAAAGTTATGAGTTATATCGAAATAGGGAAACAGGAAGGGAAGTTAATGATTGGAGGCAAGGGGGATGATAGAGAAGGATGGTTTATTCAGCCTACTATATTCGCTCATGTAGAAGAACATGCACGTATTATGCAGGAGGAAATTTTCGGACCTGTAGTTGCTTTCTGTAAGGCGCGTGATTTTGCTCATGCGCTGGAAATTGCGAATAATACGGAGTATGGCTTAACGGGTGCTGTTATTTCGAATAATCGTTCTCATATTGAAAAAGCACGTGAAGATTTTCATGTTGGAAATTTATATATTAATAGAGGGTGTACGGGTGCGATTGTTGGTTACCAACCCTTTGGTGGATTTAATATGTCAGGGACAGATTCAAAAGCAGGCGGTCCAGATTATTTGATTCAGCATATGCAGGGAAAGACCATTTCTGAAATGTTTTAA
- a CDS encoding proline dehydrogenase family protein has product MEAIMRNFFQFLARNKRVNKWAAKYGLHLGAQKFVAGLSIEQAITQVRLLHEDGRVATLDHLGEFVKSEAEARQSAYMCLKALEAIAEANVPSHLSVKLTSLGLDISDDLCFEQMCHILNKASEHRIFVRIDMEDYAHCQQAIDLFKRLRKMYDGVGLVLQAYLYRTEQDLRDLGQISANLRLVKGAYKESPEVAFPKKVDVDKNYLKIIKQHLLNGHYTAVASHDEQIIHQVKEFVREKEIKRDQFEFQMLFGIREDLQKKLASEGYTVRVYVPYGKDWFGYYMRRLAERPANVWFVMKNWMK; this is encoded by the coding sequence ATGGAAGCGATAATGAGGAACTTCTTTCAATTTTTAGCGAGAAATAAACGCGTGAATAAGTGGGCTGCGAAATATGGGTTGCACCTAGGTGCGCAAAAATTTGTGGCAGGATTATCTATTGAACAAGCAATTACACAAGTACGGCTGTTACATGAAGACGGGCGAGTAGCGACATTAGATCATTTGGGTGAATTTGTAAAAAGTGAAGCGGAGGCAAGGCAATCTGCTTATATGTGTTTGAAAGCGTTAGAGGCAATTGCTGAAGCAAATGTTCCTTCCCATTTATCTGTTAAGTTGACATCGCTTGGACTAGATATAAGTGATGATTTATGTTTTGAACAGATGTGTCATATTCTAAATAAAGCGAGTGAGCATCGGATTTTTGTTCGGATTGATATGGAGGATTATGCACATTGTCAACAAGCGATTGATCTCTTTAAGCGATTGCGGAAGATGTATGACGGAGTAGGTCTTGTTTTACAAGCTTATTTATATCGAACGGAACAGGATCTACGAGACTTGGGTCAAATCAGTGCCAACCTTCGTCTTGTGAAAGGGGCTTATAAAGAATCACCTGAAGTGGCTTTTCCAAAGAAAGTGGATGTAGATAAGAATTATTTAAAAATTATTAAACAGCATTTGTTAAATGGGCATTATACAGCGGTAGCTAGTCATGACGAGCAGATTATTCATCAAGTGAAAGAGTTTGTAAGAGAAAAAGAGATAAAAAGAGATCAATTTGAGTTTCAAATGCTTTTTGGCATTCGCGAAGATTTGCAAAAGAAATTAGCAAGTGAAGGATATACAGTACGCGTCTATGTACCGTATGGAAAGGATTGGTTCGGTTACTATATGAGACGCTTAGCTGAAAGGCCGGCTAATGTTTGGTTTGTGATGAAGAATTGGATGAAATAA
- a CDS encoding methyl-accepting chemotaxis protein yields the protein MRIHMGFFDWLDFKEGLPLWWSYRLNRSSKESVEEIFESIAKTRVNLLYEWTNERWASLEKRAQELERISEQDLNSFLEVSKEKSTYFTELFILNPQGKVVFSSYPKHIGHTYNTNQTPIYKKAIERVIQTEQHLLYGPFTDSLTLEIGSRTSKFHDEVTILFFQPVIKDGALVYILVGRLPNDVIGDLIQREAGHIYQDSGDNYIFMIESHLDPSIEQGIALSRSRFEDHTFSLGENLKDGVTTKHWGIVKIKKHTEFEIRFTNPATKKLHPGVQHTIDNGENLFVEFPGYSDYRHIPVIGKGVTFQLPGSPDVWGMMCEGDLEEVYRTRSIGFRLGKSFILLTMLGIVLYQLLTAFFVPPWLALLINILYGVLATSYFHKKQLKPIVNRLNRMTEMIQTIAEGGGDLTIRVKKELLSNDETGAMGRWVNNFIDSQEELIYQVKSAALDVEQMNQTLRKRTIIVEQNSHSVIEQMNEMLESTQQQLHDVHQAMNQVNQIHETLNGMEKMSQEQLLEAQKQVAGIDHKMSEIVKKVHDTLTLTETFTQSSQNIERIVNTINAIAEQTNLLALNATIEAARAGEYGRGFAVVAQEIRKLADQTTFATKEIKHTLENIEHSSSLVQNSIQNSSDEVEKGSEYIRVVRDVLTSMSQASATQPNVTEQMRDIIRSIAIVNEQNFRTVENVDMSTKKMVHLIQDTRYDNELSSLVINTLAQYVSKFHLSNDKS from the coding sequence ATGAGAATACATATGGGCTTTTTTGACTGGTTAGATTTTAAAGAAGGTCTCCCTTTATGGTGGTCGTATAGGTTAAATCGCTCATCCAAAGAGTCAGTCGAGGAAATTTTTGAAAGCATCGCGAAGACTCGCGTTAATCTTTTATACGAATGGACAAATGAGCGATGGGCTTCTTTAGAAAAACGAGCGCAAGAATTAGAACGTATCTCTGAGCAAGATTTAAATTCTTTTTTAGAAGTTTCCAAGGAAAAAAGTACATATTTTACTGAATTATTCATTCTAAACCCACAAGGAAAAGTAGTCTTTTCAAGCTACCCAAAGCATATCGGTCACACTTACAATACAAATCAAACTCCAATCTATAAAAAAGCAATAGAGCGGGTCATCCAAACGGAGCAGCACCTTCTTTACGGTCCCTTTACGGATTCGTTAACATTAGAAATCGGATCCCGCACTTCCAAATTCCATGATGAAGTTACGATTTTATTTTTCCAACCTGTCATAAAAGATGGCGCCCTCGTTTATATACTAGTCGGTCGACTTCCAAATGATGTGATAGGAGATTTAATTCAACGAGAGGCTGGACATATTTATCAAGATTCCGGCGATAATTATATTTTTATGATTGAATCTCACCTAGATCCATCTATCGAACAAGGGATAGCATTATCTCGCAGCCGGTTTGAAGACCACACCTTCTCACTCGGAGAGAATTTAAAAGATGGTGTAACAACAAAACATTGGGGAATTGTAAAAATTAAGAAGCATACTGAATTCGAAATTCGCTTCACCAATCCTGCCACAAAAAAATTACATCCTGGTGTTCAACATACAATTGATAATGGCGAAAATCTATTCGTTGAGTTCCCCGGATATTCTGATTATCGCCACATTCCCGTCATCGGAAAAGGAGTTACTTTCCAGCTGCCTGGTTCACCTGATGTTTGGGGGATGATGTGTGAAGGTGATTTAGAAGAAGTATATCGAACACGCTCTATCGGCTTTCGTCTGGGTAAAAGCTTCATCCTGCTTACCATGCTTGGAATTGTACTCTATCAACTTTTAACGGCTTTTTTCGTTCCGCCCTGGTTAGCTTTACTCATTAACATTTTATACGGTGTACTCGCCACTTCCTATTTTCATAAAAAACAATTAAAACCAATTGTTAATCGTCTAAATCGAATGACGGAAATGATTCAAACAATCGCAGAAGGCGGCGGTGACTTAACGATTCGTGTTAAAAAAGAACTGCTTTCCAATGATGAAACGGGGGCTATGGGACGCTGGGTTAATAATTTCATAGACAGTCAAGAAGAATTGATTTATCAAGTAAAATCAGCTGCACTTGATGTCGAACAAATGAATCAAACATTGCGTAAGCGAACCATTATCGTTGAGCAAAACTCCCATTCCGTTATTGAACAAATGAATGAAATGTTAGAGAGCACACAGCAGCAATTACACGACGTGCATCAAGCTATGAATCAAGTCAATCAAATCCACGAAACATTAAATGGTATGGAAAAAATGAGTCAGGAACAATTGCTTGAAGCACAAAAACAAGTCGCAGGCATTGACCATAAAATGAGCGAGATTGTGAAAAAGGTTCATGATACGCTCACCTTAACCGAAACATTCACACAATCTTCTCAAAATATTGAACGCATCGTCAATACAATCAATGCTATTGCTGAACAAACGAATTTACTCGCCTTAAACGCAACAATTGAAGCTGCTCGCGCTGGTGAGTATGGAAGAGGTTTTGCTGTTGTTGCCCAAGAAATACGCAAGCTCGCCGATCAAACGACTTTTGCAACAAAGGAAATTAAACATACGTTAGAAAACATCGAACACAGTTCTTCACTTGTTCAGAATTCTATTCAAAACAGCAGCGACGAAGTGGAAAAAGGTTCTGAATATATTCGCGTTGTACGTGATGTATTAACATCTATGTCTCAAGCATCGGCAACCCAACCAAATGTAACAGAACAGATGCGTGATATCATTCGCAGCATTGCCATCGTCAACGAACAAAACTTCCGTACGGTGGAAAATGTTGATATGTCCACTAAGAAAATGGTGCATTTAATTCAAGACACACGCTATGATAATGAACTAAGTTCTCTCGTAATCAATACACTTGCACAATATGTATCCAAGTTTCATCTTTCTAACGATAAATCTTAA
- the katA gene encoding catalase KatA encodes MTKKLTTSWGAPVGDNQNSITAGQRGPVLIQDVHLLEKLAHFNRERVPERVVHAKGAGAHGTFTVTNDVSKYTKAKLFNGVGKETDMFIRFSTVAGELGSADTVRDPRGFSVKFYTEEGNYDIVGNNTPVFFIRDAIKFPDFIHTQKRDPRTHLKNPTAVWDFWSHSPESLHQVTILMSDRGIPATLRHQHGYGSHTFKWVNAEGQAVWVKYHFRTEQGVKNLDVDLAAKLAGENPDYHTEDLFNAIEKGDFPAWKLYVQIMPLEDADTYRFDPFDVTKVWSQKDYPLIEVGRMVLNKNPENYFAEVEQATFSPGTFVPGVEASPDKMLQGRLFAYGDAHRYRVGANHNQLPVNRPKAEVNNHQRDGFMAGDGNGGRSVYYEPNSFGGPNEVPEAKVTPFDVTGQAAQVAYDHDDHYTQAGDLYRLLSEEERTRLVANIVGAMKPVEIEEIKLRQISHFYKADPEYGTRVAEGLGLAVPQQA; translated from the coding sequence ATGACGAAAAAACTAACGACAAGCTGGGGAGCACCAGTAGGCGATAATCAAAACTCTATTACAGCTGGACAACGTGGACCAGTTCTAATTCAAGATGTACATTTATTAGAGAAACTAGCTCACTTCAACCGCGAACGTGTTCCAGAGCGAGTTGTTCACGCAAAAGGTGCTGGAGCACATGGTACTTTCACTGTGACAAATGATGTATCGAAATATACAAAAGCGAAACTGTTCAATGGTGTTGGGAAAGAAACGGACATGTTTATTCGTTTCTCAACAGTGGCTGGAGAATTAGGTTCAGCTGATACAGTTCGTGACCCACGTGGATTCTCTGTAAAGTTCTACACAGAAGAAGGAAACTACGATATTGTTGGGAATAATACACCTGTTTTCTTTATTCGTGATGCAATTAAATTCCCGGATTTCATTCATACACAAAAAAGAGACCCGAGAACGCATTTGAAAAATCCAACAGCGGTATGGGATTTCTGGTCACATTCTCCTGAATCTTTACATCAAGTAACAATCTTAATGTCTGACCGTGGTATTCCAGCTACTCTTCGTCATCAACATGGGTACGGAAGCCATACGTTTAAATGGGTAAATGCAGAAGGACAAGCGGTATGGGTAAAATACCACTTTAGAACAGAACAAGGAGTTAAAAACCTTGATGTGGACCTTGCTGCAAAACTTGCGGGGGAAAATCCAGATTATCATACAGAAGATTTATTCAATGCGATTGAAAAAGGTGATTTCCCGGCTTGGAAGCTTTACGTTCAAATCATGCCTTTAGAAGATGCTGACACGTACCGCTTTGACCCGTTTGATGTAACAAAAGTTTGGTCTCAAAAAGATTATCCATTAATTGAAGTAGGACGTATGGTTCTAAATAAAAATCCAGAAAACTACTTTGCTGAAGTAGAGCAAGCAACATTCTCGCCAGGAACATTTGTACCAGGTGTAGAAGCTTCTCCAGATAAAATGCTTCAAGGACGCTTATTTGCATATGGAGATGCACATCGTTACCGTGTTGGTGCGAATCATAACCAACTTCCAGTTAATCGTCCAAAAGCAGAGGTTAATAATCATCAACGCGATGGTTTTATGGCTGGAGATGGTAATGGTGGACGTTCTGTATACTATGAGCCAAATAGCTTTGGTGGTCCAAATGAAGTACCTGAAGCGAAAGTTACTCCATTTGATGTAACAGGACAAGCTGCGCAAGTAGCATATGATCATGATGATCATTACACTCAGGCTGGTGACCTTTATCGCTTGCTAAGTGAAGAAGAGCGTACTCGTCTAGTAGCCAATATTGTAGGGGCGATGAAGCCGGTAGAGATTGAGGAAATTAAACTCCGTCAAATTAGCCACTTCTATAAAGCAGACCCAGAATATGGTACACGTGTTGCTGAAGGACTTGGCCTAGCTGTGCCGCAACAAGCTTAA